A window of Bacillus sp. 2205SS5-2 genomic DNA:
TCAAAGAGCCATTGAAGCGGGCGCGCATATCATCAATGATGTGTGGGGAGCTAAAAAGGATCCAAACATGGCTTCTGTGGCAGCAAAAAAGGGAGTGCCGATCATCCTGATGCATAACCGGGAATCCAAAGAGTACGAACATTTTGTCCGAGATGTTCTGCAAGATGTGCAGAAAAGTATTGAGATCGTTAAACAAGCGGGTGTAAGAGATGAAAAAATAATCTTAGACCCTGGCATTGGCTTCGCGAAAGATGTGAAATTAAATATCAAGATGATGAATGAATTAGATAAATTGGTTGCTCTAGGATACCCTGTTCTACTCGGTACATCCCGAAAGCGTTTTATTGGGCATGTGTTAGATCTACCAGTAGAAAAACGAGTGGAAGGAACGGGTGCTACCGTGTGTTACGGTATACAAAAGGGATGTAGAATGATTCGAGTGCATGATGTGAGAGAAATAAAAAGGATGACTCAAATGATGGATGCTTTATTAGATGGAGAGTGCTTAGATGGATAAAATTAAAATCAACGATATGGAATTTTACGGTTATCATGGTGTATTTCCAGAAGAAACGAAACTAGGACAGCGCTACCGCGTGTGCTTAGAGTTATTTCTTTCATTACAACAAGCGGGTAAAAGTGATGACTTGGAAGATTCAGTAAACTATGGAGAGGTTTATCAACTCTGTAAGGAAATTGTCGAAGGGAAGCCGGTTAAACTAGTAGAAACGGTTGCTGAAACCATCGCCACTTCTATTTTGCAACAATTTTCAAAAGTTGAATCCACGAAGGTTACAGTGATAAAGCCAGACCCACCAATCCCTGGGCACTATAAATCCGTTGCAATTGAAATTACCAGAAGGAGATAATATGACAACAATCGCATATATTTCATTAGGAGCAAACGTGGGAGACCGAGAATATTTTTTATGGTGTGGAATAAAAGCACTACACTCCCACGAGAAAGTTCAAGTTGTACAAACCTCTTCGATTTATGAAACAGACCCTGTTGGATATACGGAACAAGGTAAATTTTTGAATATGGTTGTAAAGGTTGAGACCCTTCTTGCAGCG
This region includes:
- the folP gene encoding dihydropteroate synthase; amino-acid sequence: MIQTIECGPYTLEYGEKTLVMGILNVTPDSFSDGGKYKVIEEAVFRAKEMISHGADIIDIGGESTRPGFEAVSIEEELSRVIPVIKAVSQAVSVPISIDTYKAETAQRAIEAGAHIINDVWGAKKDPNMASVAAKKGVPIILMHNRESKEYEHFVRDVLQDVQKSIEIVKQAGVRDEKIILDPGIGFAKDVKLNIKMMNELDKLVALGYPVLLGTSRKRFIGHVLDLPVEKRVEGTGATVCYGIQKGCRMIRVHDVREIKRMTQMMDALLDGECLDG
- the folB gene encoding dihydroneopterin aldolase, whose protein sequence is MDKIKINDMEFYGYHGVFPEETKLGQRYRVCLELFLSLQQAGKSDDLEDSVNYGEVYQLCKEIVEGKPVKLVETVAETIATSILQQFSKVESTKVTVIKPDPPIPGHYKSVAIEITRRR